One part of the Malus sylvestris chromosome 2, drMalSylv7.2, whole genome shotgun sequence genome encodes these proteins:
- the LOC126586882 gene encoding uncharacterized protein LOC126586882 produces MASSSLIRLCRAMTAATRSSSSTGGAAFFSSKAATGTFPKAKTKAKAKPKEAGLSAKPKPTLGIMKPIPTSTALGSFLGVMESCAEAVKQFWVRFKIHNQKDLDSLGYTQYFLYVFVSIVYFLEFLVEFVIFCCELFYDGF; encoded by the coding sequence ATGGCGTCTTCCAGTTTGATTAGGCTTTGCAGGGCTATGACGGCGGCGACCAGATCCTCCAGTTCCACCGGCGGAGCTGCTTTCTTTTCCTCGAAGGCCGCCACCGGTACTTTTCCGAAGGCAAAGACAAAGGCGAAGGCTAAGCCCAAGGAAGCAGGTCTTTCGGCCAAGCCAAAACCCACCCTCGGGATTATGAAGCCGATTCCGACCTCTACAGCTCTGGGTAGCTTCCTCGGCGTCATGGAGTCCTGCGCCGAAGCTGTCAAGCAGTTCTGGGTCCGCTTCAAGATCCACAACCAGAAGGACCTCGACTCTCTCGGCTACACACAGTATTTTCTCTATGTATTTGTAAGTATCGTCTATTTTCTTGAGTTTTTGGTCGAGTTTGTGATCTTTTGTTGTGAGTTATTCTATGATGGGTTCTAA